Proteins encoded by one window of Elephas maximus indicus isolate mEleMax1 chromosome 5, mEleMax1 primary haplotype, whole genome shotgun sequence:
- the C5H4orf19 gene encoding uncharacterized protein C4orf19 homolog isoform X1 — protein MGCRCCKMIQSYLFDPVQMPSPGYVNEISSCKLDEDDIIQLKDKQCSEVLVHKNDLHNEDLKRTESQSRTTSFQELCRPHQGPLPQRDPGGNHCVEKTDDAVNGVGPAAALQPPGNPRSQHGDRGSLASTANDNVHPALPFLEGGGARKQDGVLPASEETQVVQNGGSRAPSKAEIHALGVQDHVLEIPAPDYPQLWGSVVDSVDHEEKDCLFQNHIEDEPRKQIFLPNLNMTCMSRSWDSLNEGVAAEVLSVCFKEEDPAPAEPVVDPGNGREDVHGSNGGRNGEMVDEDAAVAEALAALEAATAGEDIDEVY, from the exons ATGGGGTGCAGGTGCTGTAAAATGATACAAAG CTATCTCTTCGATCCTGTGCAAATGCCCTCCCCTGGCTATGTCAATGAAATAAGCAGCTGCAAGTTAGATGAAGACGACATCATTCAGTTAAAAGACAAACAGTGCAGTGAAGTCCTGGTGCATAAAAATGATCTTCATAATGAGGATTTGAAGAGAACTGAGAGCCAAAGCAGAACGACTAGTTTCCAGGAGCTCTGCCGGCCCCACCAAGGACCTCTCCCTCAGAGGGACCCAGGAGGGAACCACTGTGTGGAGAAGACTGATGATGCTGTCAATGGTGTTGGCCCCGCTGCTGCTCTGCAGCCCCCTGGGAATCCCAGGTCCCAGCACGGTGACAGGGGCTCCTTGGCCAGTACTGCAAACGACAACGTTCACCCAGCTCTTCCATTCCTTGAAGGAGGGGGTGCCAGGAAACAGGATGGTGTGCTGCCAGCTTCAGAAGAGACCCAAGTCGTCCAAAATGGAGGCTCCAGAGCTCCTTCCAAGGCAGAAATTCATGCCTTGGGCGTACAAGACCATGTCTTAGAGATACCAGCTCCAGATTACCCTCAGCTTTGGGGCTCAGTGGTAGACAGTGTTGATCATGAggaaaaggactgtcttttccagAATCATATTGAGGATGAGCCCCGGAAGCAAATTTTCCTTCCTAACTTGAATATGACCTGCATGTCGAGAAGCTGGGATTCATTAAATGAGGGTGTGGCAGCAGAAGTTTTAAGTGTCTGCTTTAAAGAGGAGGATCCTGCTCCTGCAGAGCCTGTGGTCGATCCAGGAAATGGGCGGGAGGATGTCCATGGTTCCAACGGAGGCAGGAACGGAGAGATGGTGGATGAGGACGCAGCGGTGGCAGAAGCCCTCGCGGCTTTAGAAGCTGCTACTGCAGGAGAAGATATCGATGAGGTATATTAG
- the C5H4orf19 gene encoding uncharacterized protein C4orf19 homolog isoform X2, translating into MPSPGYVNEISSCKLDEDDIIQLKDKQCSEVLVHKNDLHNEDLKRTESQSRTTSFQELCRPHQGPLPQRDPGGNHCVEKTDDAVNGVGPAAALQPPGNPRSQHGDRGSLASTANDNVHPALPFLEGGGARKQDGVLPASEETQVVQNGGSRAPSKAEIHALGVQDHVLEIPAPDYPQLWGSVVDSVDHEEKDCLFQNHIEDEPRKQIFLPNLNMTCMSRSWDSLNEGVAAEVLSVCFKEEDPAPAEPVVDPGNGREDVHGSNGGRNGEMVDEDAAVAEALAALEAATAGEDIDEVY; encoded by the coding sequence ATGCCCTCCCCTGGCTATGTCAATGAAATAAGCAGCTGCAAGTTAGATGAAGACGACATCATTCAGTTAAAAGACAAACAGTGCAGTGAAGTCCTGGTGCATAAAAATGATCTTCATAATGAGGATTTGAAGAGAACTGAGAGCCAAAGCAGAACGACTAGTTTCCAGGAGCTCTGCCGGCCCCACCAAGGACCTCTCCCTCAGAGGGACCCAGGAGGGAACCACTGTGTGGAGAAGACTGATGATGCTGTCAATGGTGTTGGCCCCGCTGCTGCTCTGCAGCCCCCTGGGAATCCCAGGTCCCAGCACGGTGACAGGGGCTCCTTGGCCAGTACTGCAAACGACAACGTTCACCCAGCTCTTCCATTCCTTGAAGGAGGGGGTGCCAGGAAACAGGATGGTGTGCTGCCAGCTTCAGAAGAGACCCAAGTCGTCCAAAATGGAGGCTCCAGAGCTCCTTCCAAGGCAGAAATTCATGCCTTGGGCGTACAAGACCATGTCTTAGAGATACCAGCTCCAGATTACCCTCAGCTTTGGGGCTCAGTGGTAGACAGTGTTGATCATGAggaaaaggactgtcttttccagAATCATATTGAGGATGAGCCCCGGAAGCAAATTTTCCTTCCTAACTTGAATATGACCTGCATGTCGAGAAGCTGGGATTCATTAAATGAGGGTGTGGCAGCAGAAGTTTTAAGTGTCTGCTTTAAAGAGGAGGATCCTGCTCCTGCAGAGCCTGTGGTCGATCCAGGAAATGGGCGGGAGGATGTCCATGGTTCCAACGGAGGCAGGAACGGAGAGATGGTGGATGAGGACGCAGCGGTGGCAGAAGCCCTCGCGGCTTTAGAAGCTGCTACTGCAGGAGAAGATATCGATGAGGTATATTAG